A genome region from Natronosalvus rutilus includes the following:
- a CDS encoding CPBP family intramembrane glutamic endopeptidase produces MNETAREDRARSSDETGAVAGIGLVVAAFATTGLAVPVRDGVDHLAVLFGLLFAVGTLAVFAGRRYDLLERRYSLAGALGSLFVVLLAGYALTQGISGGADIPGLGVRIPTVFVSFLAGGTAIGIALAEYGSVPTSGLLQRTVVTARLAALALVAWIVSPLIGLLLEIPVVLVVGGLSEIQRQAVMQIGVAIGTAAIAVAYVYNTGRDRSYFDLEKPSLRAVAWIAGGVALIFLVNIAISVLFSSGGIEGAEHSATQAAQRNPELLYVMVPASILITGPFEELMYRNVIQKSMYDVFSPVGALLVSSVLFTAIHTAAYATAGPEALIASLAIVFGLSLVLGTVYLVTNNLVVPALIHGIYNAVIFASIAL; encoded by the coding sequence ATGAACGAGACCGCGCGGGAGGACCGCGCTCGATCGAGCGACGAAACCGGGGCAGTCGCCGGCATTGGTCTCGTCGTCGCGGCGTTCGCGACGACCGGACTCGCCGTCCCCGTCCGGGACGGCGTCGACCACCTCGCCGTCCTGTTCGGACTCCTGTTCGCCGTCGGGACTCTCGCCGTCTTCGCCGGCCGCCGGTACGACCTCCTCGAGCGTCGCTACAGCCTGGCCGGAGCGCTGGGTAGCCTGTTCGTCGTCTTGCTGGCCGGTTACGCCCTCACGCAGGGCATCTCTGGCGGGGCAGATATTCCGGGCCTCGGTGTGCGGATCCCGACCGTCTTCGTGTCGTTTCTCGCGGGCGGAACGGCTATCGGCATCGCACTCGCCGAGTACGGATCAGTTCCGACCAGCGGCCTGCTTCAGCGAACCGTCGTGACTGCACGCCTCGCGGCGCTCGCACTGGTCGCCTGGATCGTGAGTCCGTTGATCGGCCTCCTCCTCGAGATTCCCGTCGTGCTCGTCGTCGGCGGGTTGTCTGAAATCCAGCGACAGGCAGTCATGCAGATCGGCGTCGCCATCGGCACGGCAGCGATCGCCGTCGCCTACGTCTACAACACGGGGCGCGACCGCTCGTATTTCGACCTCGAGAAACCGAGTCTCCGCGCCGTCGCCTGGATCGCCGGGGGCGTGGCTCTCATCTTTCTCGTCAATATTGCCATCTCGGTACTGTTCTCTTCGGGTGGCATCGAAGGGGCCGAGCACTCGGCGACACAGGCCGCACAACGAAACCCCGAACTCCTCTACGTAATGGTCCCCGCCTCGATTCTCATCACTGGCCCGTTCGAGGAACTGATGTACCGGAACGTTATCCAGAAGTCGATGTACGACGTGTTCTCCCCGGTCGGGGCCCTCCTGGTCTCGAGCGTCCTCTTCACGGCGATACACACCGCTGCGTACGCAACGGCAGGCCCGGAGGCGCTCATCGCCAGCCTGGCCATCGTCTTCGGCCTCTCACTCGTGCTCGGAACGGTGTATCTCGTGACGAACAACCTCGTCGTCCCGGCGCTCATCCACGGCATCTACAACGCCGTCATCTTCGCGTCGATTGCCCTGTAA
- a CDS encoding ArsR/SmtB family transcription factor — protein MARLFPLRSETPAQEGQPRVVDLEDEDADAVFGALSSTTARRIYSHLNDEPGTPSDVADAIDSSIQNVRYHLEKLEDAGLVEVVDTWYSSRGNEMSVYATADGPLIVTSDRSTAERLKTALSRFIGGVAALAGGSLLVQYGLSRYVGPQAGTEGTAGTGGTTDGGAAGNGNGNGNENGAGDEAGNGNGAASDDSTEGTETEDSEAAEEDTADGDGADGADSGDGGTDGGDGGDMGTTDVDETDDAPEADDDASSDGGGSDSAAGDDAADADGANYSDNSTDGTDGDVATDGGNESIVPSGDDNGTVDGVTDGAAEAADAIFATIPPGALFFLGGLVVLIAVTVYWYWATSY, from the coding sequence ATGGCCCGGCTGTTTCCCCTTCGCTCCGAGACGCCCGCCCAGGAGGGCCAGCCTCGAGTCGTCGACCTCGAGGACGAGGACGCCGACGCGGTGTTCGGTGCCCTGTCGTCGACGACGGCCCGACGAATCTACAGTCACTTAAACGACGAACCCGGGACGCCGAGCGACGTCGCCGACGCCATCGACTCCTCGATCCAGAACGTCCGCTATCACCTCGAGAAACTCGAGGACGCGGGACTGGTCGAGGTCGTCGACACCTGGTACTCCTCGCGGGGCAACGAGATGAGCGTCTACGCGACGGCGGACGGGCCGCTGATCGTGACGAGCGACCGGTCGACGGCCGAGCGGTTGAAGACGGCGCTCTCGCGATTCATCGGGGGCGTTGCGGCCCTCGCCGGTGGGAGTTTGCTCGTCCAGTACGGACTCTCAAGATACGTGGGTCCGCAGGCGGGAACGGAAGGGACGGCGGGAACTGGTGGAACGACTGATGGTGGGGCTGCTGGAAACGGGAACGGGAATGGAAACGAGAACGGGGCCGGCGACGAAGCCGGCAACGGAAACGGAGCGGCATCCGACGATAGCACAGAGGGGACCGAAACCGAAGATAGCGAGGCGGCCGAAGAGGATACGGCCGATGGCGATGGGGCCGACGGAGCCGATAGCGGAGACGGTGGGACCGATGGCGGCGACGGCGGAGACATGGGTACCACCGACGTGGACGAAACCGACGACGCCCCGGAAGCCGACGACGACGCCTCGAGCGACGGCGGCGGTAGCGACTCGGCCGCGGGGGACGACGCCGCTGACGCGGACGGCGCCAACTACAGCGACAACAGCACCGACGGCACCGACGGCGACGTCGCCACCGACGGCGGCAACGAGTCGATCGTCCCGTCGGGCGACGACAACGGTACCGTCGACGGCGTCACGGACGGCGCTGCAGAGGCTGCCGACGCCATCTTCGCGACGATTCCCCCAGGGGCGCTCTTCTTCCTCGGCGGTCTGGTCGTGCTGATCGCCGTCACCGTGTACTGGTACTGGGCGACCTCCTACTGA
- a CDS encoding DUF3311 domain-containing protein, with protein sequence MNRLERIGWILAAVLVCLLGIPWFLWGNARIALGLPLWLWWHVGWLALCSALFWAFAQRAWGVGVEPNRPQSRSPRSDARAEGDRR encoded by the coding sequence ATGAATCGACTCGAACGGATCGGCTGGATCCTCGCGGCGGTGCTCGTCTGTCTCCTCGGGATCCCGTGGTTCCTCTGGGGGAACGCGAGGATCGCCCTTGGTCTGCCGCTGTGGCTCTGGTGGCACGTCGGCTGGTTGGCGCTGTGTTCCGCGCTCTTCTGGGCGTTCGCACAGCGCGCCTGGGGCGTCGGCGTCGAACCGAACCGACCGCAGTCACGGTCGCCGCGGTCGGACGCTCGAGCGGAGGGTGATCGCCGGTGA
- a CDS encoding sodium:solute symporter family protein: protein MILALQLGIIVGYLLLALAVGLVAYRLTERTAEDFYLASRTLGTVVLLFTTFATLLSAFTFFAGPNLAFLHGPEWILVMGVMDGLIFAVLWYVVGYKQWLLGQQRGYVTLGEMLGDRFGSRRLRGLVAGVSLMWLFPYVMLQQVGAGTALEALTDGAIPYAGGAGLITLFMILYVVLAGFRGIAWTDTLQGAFMLVTTWVALLWVLAAVGGPTAATAELEATASEHLALGGAYYSPQFMLSTAITIGFGVAMFPQVNQRFFAAGSKAVLKRSFALWPVLCLLLFVPAFMLGAWARGLETGIAVAEIEAGGNVLPLILAEFTPTWFAALVIAGAMAAMMSSSDSMLLSGSSYFTRDLYRPFVDATLSDRREDTIARLGVVVFAVSTFLASLYNAATLFDLGNAAFSGFAQLALPVMVALYWRGTTRSGIIAGILGSQAFYLASVFFSFVPGSYGGWSAGLVGMGLGLALTVGVSWLTAPAAAEQRAIYFEALEAD, encoded by the coding sequence GTGATCCTCGCGCTCCAGCTCGGCATCATCGTCGGCTATCTCCTGCTCGCGCTCGCCGTCGGCCTCGTCGCCTACCGGCTCACCGAGCGCACGGCCGAGGACTTCTACCTCGCCAGCCGAACGCTCGGAACCGTCGTCCTGCTGTTTACCACCTTCGCGACCCTGCTCTCGGCGTTCACCTTCTTCGCCGGACCGAACCTCGCCTTCCTCCACGGCCCTGAGTGGATCCTCGTCATGGGCGTGATGGACGGCCTCATCTTCGCCGTCCTCTGGTACGTCGTCGGCTACAAGCAGTGGCTACTGGGCCAGCAACGCGGCTACGTCACCCTCGGCGAGATGCTCGGTGACCGTTTCGGCTCGAGGCGCCTCCGCGGCCTCGTCGCTGGAGTGAGCCTCATGTGGCTCTTCCCGTACGTGATGCTCCAGCAAGTCGGCGCGGGGACCGCCCTCGAGGCGCTGACCGACGGCGCGATCCCCTACGCCGGCGGGGCGGGCCTCATCACCCTCTTCATGATCCTCTACGTCGTCCTCGCGGGCTTCCGGGGCATCGCCTGGACCGACACGCTCCAGGGAGCGTTCATGCTCGTCACGACCTGGGTCGCCCTGCTCTGGGTGCTCGCTGCCGTCGGCGGCCCGACCGCGGCGACGGCCGAACTCGAGGCGACCGCGAGCGAGCACCTCGCACTGGGCGGGGCCTACTACTCCCCGCAGTTTATGCTCTCGACGGCGATCACGATCGGCTTCGGCGTCGCCATGTTCCCGCAGGTCAACCAGCGGTTCTTCGCCGCAGGGTCGAAAGCGGTGCTCAAGCGGTCGTTCGCCCTCTGGCCCGTCCTCTGTCTGCTCCTCTTCGTCCCCGCGTTCATGCTCGGCGCCTGGGCGCGCGGGCTCGAGACCGGTATCGCGGTCGCCGAAATCGAAGCCGGTGGCAACGTTCTCCCGCTGATTCTCGCCGAGTTCACCCCGACGTGGTTCGCCGCGCTCGTCATCGCGGGCGCGATGGCGGCGATGATGTCCTCCTCGGATTCCATGTTGCTGTCGGGGTCGTCGTACTTCACGCGCGACCTCTACCGCCCGTTCGTCGACGCGACGCTCTCGGACCGCCGTGAGGACACGATCGCCCGCCTCGGTGTCGTCGTCTTCGCCGTCTCGACCTTCCTCGCGAGCCTCTACAATGCGGCCACGCTGTTCGACCTCGGCAACGCCGCATTCAGCGGGTTCGCCCAGCTCGCCTTGCCCGTGATGGTCGCGCTCTACTGGCGCGGGACGACTCGATCCGGCATTATCGCAGGAATCCTGGGGAGCCAGGCCTTCTACCTCGCGAGCGTCTTTTTCTCCTTCGTCCCCGGTAGCTACGGCGGCTGGTCGGCTGGCCTCGTCGGAATGGGCCTCGGACTTGCGCTCACCGTGGGCGTCTCGTGGCTCACCGCCCCCGCGGCTGCCGAACAGCGGGCGATCTACTTCGAGGCGCTCGAGGCCGACTGA
- the pdxS gene encoding pyridoxal 5'-phosphate synthase lyase subunit PdxS: MPEPTDLEELRRGTDLVKRGFARMQKGGVIMDVVNPEQARIAEEAGAVAVMALEAVPADIRKRGGVARMADPADVEEIVDSVSIPVMGKARIGHRTEAQILEAVGVDMIDESEVLTPADNDYHIDKREFTAPFVCGARNLGEALRRIDEGAAMIRTKGEAGTGDVNQAVYHQRTIKGEIRKLEGMSHEEREAYAREIEANADLVHEAAEMGRLPVVNFAAGGIATPADAALMMTHDCDGIFVGSGIFGAENPPEMAEAIVEAVNHWDDPESLAEISKNLGKSMKGDANVDLPEEERMQGRGV; the protein is encoded by the coding sequence ATGCCCGAGCCAACCGATCTCGAGGAGCTCCGACGCGGCACCGATCTCGTCAAGCGCGGCTTCGCCCGTATGCAGAAAGGCGGCGTCATCATGGACGTCGTGAACCCCGAACAGGCCCGGATTGCGGAGGAGGCCGGCGCCGTCGCCGTGATGGCACTCGAGGCCGTCCCCGCCGACATCAGAAAGCGCGGCGGCGTCGCCCGAATGGCCGATCCCGCCGACGTCGAGGAGATCGTCGACTCCGTCTCGATCCCCGTCATGGGCAAGGCCCGTATCGGCCACCGCACTGAGGCCCAGATCCTGGAGGCCGTCGGCGTCGACATGATCGACGAGAGCGAGGTGCTCACGCCCGCGGACAACGACTACCACATCGACAAGCGCGAGTTCACCGCGCCGTTCGTCTGCGGCGCGCGTAACCTCGGGGAGGCCCTGCGCCGGATCGACGAGGGCGCGGCCATGATCCGCACCAAGGGCGAGGCCGGCACCGGCGACGTCAACCAGGCGGTCTACCACCAGCGAACCATCAAAGGCGAGATCCGCAAACTCGAGGGAATGAGCCACGAGGAACGTGAGGCGTACGCCCGCGAGATCGAGGCGAACGCCGACCTGGTCCACGAGGCTGCGGAGATGGGGCGGCTCCCGGTCGTGAACTTCGCCGCGGGCGGCATCGCCACCCCGGCAGACGCCGCGCTCATGATGACCCACGACTGCGACGGCATCTTCGTCGGCAGTGGCATCTTCGGCGCGGAGAACCCGCCGGAGATGGCCGAGGCCATCGTCGAAGCGGTCAACCACTGGGACGATCCCGAATCGCTCGCCGAAATCTCGAAGAACCTAGGCAAGAGCATGAAGGGCGACGCGAACGTCGACCTGCCCGAAGAGGAGCGGATGCAGGGCCGAGGCGTCTGA
- a CDS encoding ATP synthase subunit B has translation MKEYQTITEISGPLVFAEVDEPVGYDEIVEIETEDGKTLRGQVLESSEGLVSIQVFEGTGGIDRNASVRFLGETMKMPVTEDLLGRVLDGSGNPIDGGPEIVPDERLDIVGAAINPYSREYPEEFIQTGVSSIDGMNTLVRGQKLPIFSGSGLPHNDLALQIARQATVPEEEGESDEGSEFAVIFGAMGITQEEANEFMQDFERTGALERSVVFMNLADDPAVERTVTPRLALTTAEYLAFEKDYHVLVILTDITNYCEALREIGAAREEVPGRRGYPGYMYTDLAQLYERAGRIEGREGSVTQIPILTMPSDDITHPIPDLTGYITEGQIIVDRSLNSQGIEPPINVLPSLSRLMDDGIGEGLTRGDHADVSDQLYAAYAEGEDLRDLVNIVGREALTERDNKFLDFADRFENEFVQQGYDTDRSIEDTLEIGWDLLSTLPKEELNRIDEDLIAEHYRESEESAEAVQAD, from the coding sequence ATGAAAGAATATCAAACGATCACGGAAATCAGCGGTCCGCTGGTGTTTGCCGAGGTCGACGAACCCGTTGGCTACGACGAGATCGTCGAGATCGAAACGGAAGACGGCAAGACCCTTCGCGGACAGGTACTCGAATCGAGCGAAGGACTCGTCTCGATCCAGGTGTTCGAGGGGACGGGCGGCATCGACCGCAACGCCTCCGTTCGCTTCCTGGGCGAGACCATGAAGATGCCCGTCACGGAGGACCTGCTCGGTCGCGTGCTCGACGGGTCCGGGAACCCCATCGACGGCGGTCCCGAGATCGTTCCCGACGAGCGACTCGACATCGTCGGGGCGGCGATCAACCCCTACTCCCGGGAGTACCCCGAGGAGTTCATCCAGACGGGTGTCAGCTCCATCGACGGCATGAACACGCTCGTTCGCGGGCAGAAACTGCCGATCTTCTCCGGTTCCGGACTGCCGCACAACGATCTGGCGCTCCAGATTGCCCGGCAGGCAACGGTGCCGGAGGAGGAAGGAGAAAGCGACGAGGGCTCGGAGTTCGCCGTCATCTTCGGCGCGATGGGCATCACCCAGGAGGAGGCCAACGAGTTCATGCAGGACTTCGAACGCACCGGCGCGCTCGAGCGCTCGGTCGTCTTCATGAACCTGGCGGACGACCCCGCCGTCGAGCGGACGGTCACGCCGCGACTGGCCCTGACCACCGCGGAGTACCTCGCCTTCGAGAAGGACTACCACGTCCTCGTCATCCTCACGGACATCACGAACTACTGTGAGGCACTGCGCGAGATCGGCGCGGCCCGCGAGGAGGTTCCGGGCCGACGTGGCTACCCCGGGTACATGTACACCGACCTGGCCCAGCTCTACGAGCGGGCGGGTCGAATCGAGGGCCGCGAGGGCTCGGTCACTCAGATTCCGATCCTGACGATGCCTTCCGACGACATCACCCACCCGATTCCGGACCTGACGGGCTACATTACCGAGGGTCAGATCATCGTCGACCGATCCCTGAACAGCCAGGGGATCGAGCCGCCGATCAACGTCCTGCCCAGCCTGTCGCGGCTGATGGACGACGGGATCGGCGAGGGGCTGACCCGTGGAGACCACGCGGACGTCTCCGACCAGCTCTACGCCGCGTACGCGGAGGGTGAGGACCTACGCGACCTCGTGAATATCGTCGGTCGCGAGGCGCTGACCGAACGGGACAACAAATTCCTCGACTTCGCCGACCGGTTCGAAAACGAGTTCGTCCAGCAGGGGTACGATACCGACCGGTCGATCGAGGACACCCTCGAGATTGGCTGGGACCTGCTCTCGACGCTGCCCAAGGAGGAACTCAACCGGATCGACGAGGACCTCATCGCGGAGCACTACCGCGAGTCCGAGGAGTCCGCGGAAGCCGTTCAGGCCGACTAA
- a CDS encoding ATP synthase subunit A, with protein MSQALESVDEDGVIESVSGPVVTAADLDARMNDVVYVGDEGLMGEVIEIEGNLTTIQVYEETSGVGPGEPVENTGEPLSVDLGPGLLDTIYDGVQRPLDELEEKMNSAFLDRGVDAPGIDLERTWEFTPTVEEGDAVEPGDVIGEVPETESITHKVMVPPDYEGGEITSIESGTFTVDEVVAELDSDEEITMHQEWPVRSARPAEEKQTPTIPLISGQRILDGLFPIAKGGTAAIPGPFGSGKTVTQHQLAKWADADIVVYVGCGERGNEMTEVIEDFPELEDPKTGKPLMSRTCLIANTSNMPVAARESCIYTGITIAEYFRDMGYDVALMADSTSRWAEAMREISSRLEEMPGEEGYPAYLAASLSEFYERAGLFQNVNGTQGSVSVIGAVSPPGGDFSEPVTQNTLRIVKTFWALDADLAERRHFPSINWNESYSLYRQQLDPWYRENVAEDYPEIRQWAVDVLDEEDELQEIVQLVGKDALPEDQQMTLEVARYLREAWLQQNAFHDVDTYCEPEKTYRMLQAIRTFNDEAFEALDAGVPVDEIQDVDAAPRLNRMGTAEDWHEFIDELESDLESQIKALY; from the coding sequence ATGAGCCAGGCACTAGAATCCGTCGACGAAGACGGTGTGATAGAAAGCGTGAGCGGTCCCGTCGTGACCGCCGCGGACCTCGACGCCCGAATGAACGACGTCGTCTACGTCGGCGACGAAGGGCTGATGGGCGAGGTCATCGAAATCGAAGGGAACCTGACCACGATTCAGGTCTACGAGGAAACCTCCGGCGTCGGCCCCGGCGAACCCGTCGAGAACACGGGCGAGCCACTGAGCGTCGACCTCGGACCCGGTCTGCTGGACACCATCTACGACGGCGTCCAGCGACCCCTCGACGAACTCGAGGAGAAGATGAACTCGGCGTTCCTCGACCGCGGGGTCGACGCGCCGGGCATCGACCTCGAGCGAACGTGGGAGTTTACGCCCACCGTCGAGGAGGGTGACGCGGTCGAACCCGGGGACGTCATCGGTGAGGTTCCCGAAACCGAGAGCATCACCCACAAAGTGATGGTCCCGCCGGACTACGAGGGCGGCGAGATCACCTCAATCGAGAGCGGCACGTTCACGGTCGACGAGGTCGTCGCCGAACTCGATTCCGACGAGGAGATCACGATGCACCAGGAGTGGCCGGTTCGGTCGGCCCGACCCGCCGAGGAGAAGCAGACGCCGACGATTCCGCTCATCAGCGGCCAGCGCATTCTGGACGGCCTCTTCCCGATCGCCAAGGGCGGCACCGCGGCGATTCCGGGCCCATTCGGCTCCGGAAAGACGGTCACCCAGCATCAGCTCGCGAAGTGGGCCGACGCGGACATCGTCGTCTACGTCGGCTGTGGCGAGCGTGGCAACGAGATGACCGAGGTCATCGAGGACTTCCCGGAACTGGAAGACCCCAAGACCGGGAAGCCGCTGATGTCCCGGACCTGCCTCATCGCGAACACCTCGAACATGCCCGTCGCGGCCCGCGAATCCTGCATTTACACGGGCATTACCATCGCGGAGTACTTCCGCGACATGGGCTACGACGTCGCGCTGATGGCCGACTCCACCTCGCGGTGGGCAGAGGCCATGCGAGAGATTTCGAGCCGACTCGAGGAGATGCCCGGTGAGGAGGGCTACCCTGCCTACCTCGCCGCGTCGCTCTCTGAGTTCTACGAGCGCGCCGGCCTATTCCAGAACGTCAACGGCACCCAGGGATCGGTGTCGGTCATCGGTGCAGTCTCGCCCCCGGGCGGCGACTTCTCCGAGCCCGTCACCCAGAACACCCTGCGTATCGTCAAAACGTTCTGGGCGCTGGACGCCGACCTCGCCGAGCGTCGGCACTTCCCCTCGATCAACTGGAACGAGTCGTACTCGCTGTATCGACAGCAACTCGACCCCTGGTACCGGGAGAACGTCGCAGAAGACTACCCCGAGATCCGCCAGTGGGCCGTCGACGTGCTCGACGAGGAAGACGAACTCCAGGAGATCGTCCAGCTCGTCGGCAAGGACGCCCTGCCGGAAGACCAGCAGATGACTCTCGAGGTCGCACGCTACCTCCGGGAGGCGTGGCTCCAGCAGAACGCGTTCCACGACGTGGACACCTACTGCGAGCCCGAGAAGACCTACCGGATGCTCCAGGCGATTCGAACGTTCAACGACGAGGCCTTCGAGGCGCTCGACGCCGGCGTCCCGGTCGACGAGATCCAGGACGTCGACGCCGCGCCCCGACTCAACCGGATGGGAACCGCCGAGGACTGGCACGAATTCATCGACGAACTCGAGTCGGACCTCGAGTCCCAGATTAAGGCCCTCTACTAG
- a CDS encoding V-type ATP synthase subunit F, with the protein MSQEIAVVGSPEFTTGFRLAGVRRFENVPDDEKADTLDDAATAVLEDGDVGIVIMHEGDLEYLSRNVRSDVETSVEPVVITIGGGASGGGGLREQIKRAIGIDLMDEDEDQDSE; encoded by the coding sequence ATGAGCCAGGAAATCGCGGTCGTCGGCAGTCCGGAGTTCACCACGGGCTTTCGGCTCGCCGGCGTCAGACGGTTCGAGAACGTCCCCGACGACGAAAAGGCCGACACCCTCGACGACGCCGCCACGGCCGTCCTCGAGGACGGCGACGTCGGTATCGTCATCATGCACGAGGGCGACCTCGAGTATCTCTCGCGAAACGTCCGCTCGGACGTCGAAACGAGCGTCGAACCGGTCGTCATCACCATCGGCGGCGGCGCCAGCGGTGGCGGCGGCCTTCGCGAGCAGATCAAACGCGCCATTGGGATCGACCTGATGGACGAGGACGAAGACCAAGACAGTGAGTAA
- a CDS encoding V-type ATP synthase subunit C, whose amino-acid sequence MSTGASNPEYVNARVRSRRASLFADEDYRKLVRMGPSEIARFMEETEYEREINALGTRFSGVDLIEYALNQNLARHFHDLLDWSDGRLYDLIARYLRKFDVWNLKTILRGIYTDSNAEEVRTDLIRAGELDERTIDRLLEVDTIEDAIEVLSRTIYHDPLEVAYEEYEESHALVPLENALDRAFYERLLADIRGLDTPGSAGPQEGPRALYIEFLQAEIDFRNARNALRLARSGADLDPAAYYIDGGVLFTESELRQLVNRYDDLVDHIAANRRYGDRLSGALDRLRDADSLIQFEHAVDAALLEYADTLSSIYPVSVSAVLSYILAKEREIENIRAIARGREVGLSESEIEEELVIL is encoded by the coding sequence ATGAGCACGGGCGCCTCGAATCCGGAATACGTGAACGCTCGCGTGCGGTCGCGTCGGGCCTCGCTGTTCGCGGACGAAGACTATCGGAAGCTGGTCCGGATGGGGCCGAGCGAGATCGCACGGTTCATGGAGGAGACGGAGTACGAACGCGAGATCAACGCCCTCGGCACCCGCTTTTCCGGCGTCGACCTGATCGAGTACGCGCTGAACCAGAACCTCGCCAGGCACTTCCACGACTTGCTGGACTGGTCGGACGGTCGCCTCTACGACCTGATCGCCCGATACCTCCGGAAGTTCGACGTCTGGAACCTGAAGACGATCCTCCGAGGCATCTACACCGACTCCAACGCCGAGGAGGTTCGGACGGACCTGATCCGTGCCGGCGAACTCGACGAGCGAACCATCGACCGCCTGCTCGAGGTCGACACCATCGAGGACGCGATCGAAGTACTCAGCCGGACGATTTACCACGATCCGCTCGAGGTCGCCTACGAGGAGTACGAGGAGAGCCACGCGCTGGTCCCCCTCGAGAACGCGCTCGATCGGGCGTTCTACGAACGGCTGCTGGCTGACATTCGGGGCCTCGACACGCCCGGGTCGGCCGGTCCACAAGAGGGCCCACGAGCGCTCTACATCGAGTTCCTCCAGGCCGAGATCGACTTCCGGAACGCACGGAACGCCCTGCGACTCGCTCGCAGCGGCGCCGACCTCGACCCCGCGGCATACTACATCGACGGCGGCGTGCTCTTCACCGAGAGCGAACTCCGCCAGTTGGTCAACCGCTACGACGACCTGGTCGATCACATCGCCGCCAACCGACGCTACGGTGACCGCCTCTCGGGCGCGCTCGACCGACTGCGCGACGCCGACAGCCTGATCCAGTTCGAGCACGCCGTCGACGCCGCGTTGCTCGAGTACGCGGATACGCTCTCGAGCATCTACCCGGTGTCGGTGTCGGCCGTGCTGTCGTACATCCTCGCGAAGGAACGCGAGATCGAGAACATCCGCGCCATCGCCCGCGGTCGGGAGGTCGGCCTCTCGGAAAGTGAGATCGAAGAGGAGCTGGTGATCCTATGA
- a CDS encoding V-type ATP synthase subunit E, translated as MSLDTVVTDIREEAHARAEEIRAEGEARAEEIESAAEDDAEETLERAETEVEREIEQLREQRLSSAKLEAKQERLEARRNVLGDVREQVEAELVGLESETREDLTRTLIDAAGEEFDEGDDVSVYGRADDQALIESILADYDGYAYAGERDCLGGVVVESEQSRVRVNNTFDSVLEDVWEENLREISNRLFEQ; from the coding sequence ATGAGTTTGGATACAGTCGTCACAGACATTCGAGAAGAGGCCCACGCGCGTGCGGAGGAGATCCGCGCGGAAGGCGAGGCTCGCGCCGAGGAGATCGAGTCGGCGGCCGAGGACGACGCCGAGGAAACCCTCGAGCGTGCCGAGACCGAGGTCGAACGCGAGATTGAGCAGTTGCGCGAACAGCGACTCTCCAGTGCGAAACTGGAGGCGAAACAGGAGCGCCTGGAGGCCCGACGGAACGTCCTCGGCGACGTTCGCGAGCAGGTCGAAGCCGAACTGGTCGGCCTCGAGAGCGAGACCCGCGAGGACCTAACGCGGACGCTCATCGACGCCGCCGGCGAGGAGTTCGACGAGGGCGACGACGTCAGCGTCTACGGTCGTGCCGACGACCAGGCACTGATCGAGTCGATCCTCGCGGACTACGACGGCTACGCGTACGCCGGCGAGCGCGACTGCCTCGGCGGCGTCGTCGTCGAGAGCGAGCAGTCTCGCGTCCGGGTGAACAACACCTTCGACTCGGTGCTCGAGGACGTCTGGGAAGAGAACCTCCGGGAGATCAGTAACCGACTCTTCGAGCAATGA